A genomic window from Diospyros lotus cultivar Yz01 chromosome 2, ASM1463336v1, whole genome shotgun sequence includes:
- the LOC127795467 gene encoding uncharacterized protein LOC127795467, whose protein sequence is MVSTAFIWGKNKRRPVEDEGAPALTGGKAALNAPPAEEGEPSRAKRKRTSHPPRELMPAPESPPHSPDHVPDWGVKASDLSRNTQVARRMIHHFATPADRQVLAEQSSEAVEATLCKYLAQVVTLVSDFSGRFSQASKKTLELDTQLQERDELLESHRKNLDELSSQRQASDLRIQGLEAELSRMSSKLSRANSVIRQYERKYAEPIKLPEVEEFLQKNLQDAWTKGFQAHETEVLRAHPDLDMSTVRSVAEIVAGMEDSEMADDGDAPPDA, encoded by the exons ATGGTGAGCACAGCTTTTATCTGGGGGAAGAACAAACGGAGACCCGTGGAGGACGAGGGCGCCCCAGCTCTTACGGGGGGAAAGGCTGCCTTGAATGCTCCTCCTGCTGAGGAAGGAGAGCCTAGTCGTGCTAAAAGGAAGAGGACTTCCCATCCTCCGAGAGAGCTCATGCCAGCCCCGGAGTCTCCTCCCCATAGTCCAGACCATGTTCCTGATTGGGGAGTGAAGGCAAGTGATCTCAGCCGGAACACTCAGGTGGCCAGACGTATGATTCATCACTTTGCCACTCCCGCCGATCGTCAGGTGTTGGCCGAGCAGTCCTCGGAGGCCGTAGAAGCCACATTGTGCAAGTATCTGGCCCAG GTGGTCACACTCGTTTCGGACTTTTCCGGACGTTTCTCTCAAGCTTCCAAGAAGACCTTGGAACTAGACACCCAGCTGCAGGAAAGAGACGAGTTACTGGAGAGCCACAGGAAAAACTTGGATGAGTTGTCCTCCCAGCGGCAGGCTTCAGACCTACGTATCCAGGGGCTAGAGGCAGAGCTGTCTCGGATGAGCTCCAAGCTATCTCGGGCGAACTCAGTCATTCGCCAATACGAGCGCAAGTATGCCGAGCCCATCAAGCTTCCTGAGGTAGAGGAGTTCCTCCAGAAGAACCTGCAGGACGCTTGGACAAAGGGATTCCAAGCTCATGAGACAGAGGTATTACGAGCTCATCCAGACTTGGACATGTCCACTGTTCGGTCTGTTGCGGAGATTGTGGCCGGGATGGAGGACTCGGAGATGGCTGACGATGGTGATGCGCCTCCTGATGCTtga